One stretch of Campylobacter sp. CCS1377 DNA includes these proteins:
- the hisB gene encoding bifunctional histidinol-phosphatase/imidazoleglycerol-phosphate dehydratase HisB: MSEKILFIDRDGTIIEEPKSDFQIDSLEKLRFEKDAIPVLLKLKNFGFKFVLVSNQDGLGTQSFPKESFEIAHQKMLDILQSCEIVFKDIFICPHFENENCECRKPKTAMLDDYIKHNLYDKEQSFVIGDRDTDMILASNLGICGLKYGDLSWKEIEQEILNSFRTASTSRVTKETNISVKVCLNGGKIAIDTGVPFFDHMLEQIAVHGGIGLEISCKGDLEIDEHHSVEDVALALGSAIKKALGDKIGIARYGFVLPMDECLASCAMDFCNRPHLVYKAKFKKEKLGELSTEMIEHFFYSLSYSMGVSLHLKVKGKNDHHKAEGLFKAFAKALKMAVKIESENLASSKGVI, translated from the coding sequence TATCGATAGAGATGGCACGATCATAGAAGAGCCAAAAAGCGATTTTCAAATCGATAGTCTTGAAAAACTTCGCTTTGAAAAAGATGCTATTCCTGTGCTTTTAAAACTTAAAAATTTTGGTTTTAAATTTGTGCTTGTTTCAAATCAAGACGGCCTTGGAACACAAAGTTTTCCTAAGGAGAGTTTTGAAATAGCACATCAAAAAATGCTAGATATTTTGCAAAGTTGTGAAATTGTGTTTAAAGATATTTTCATTTGTCCGCATTTTGAAAATGAAAATTGCGAGTGCAGAAAGCCAAAAACCGCAATGCTTGATGATTATATTAAGCATAATTTATATGATAAAGAACAAAGTTTTGTCATAGGTGATCGTGATACTGATATGATCTTAGCTTCAAATTTGGGTATTTGTGGTTTAAAATATGGCGATTTGAGTTGGAAAGAAATAGAGCAAGAGATTTTAAATTCTTTTCGCACTGCAAGCACTTCACGTGTCACTAAAGAAACAAATATCAGCGTTAAAGTGTGTTTAAATGGTGGCAAAATAGCTATTGATACAGGAGTGCCATTTTTTGATCATATGCTTGAACAAATCGCAGTGCATGGTGGGATAGGACTTGAAATTTCTTGCAAGGGCGATTTGGAGATTGATGAGCACCACAGCGTTGAAGATGTAGCTTTAGCCTTAGGAAGTGCCATAAAAAAAGCCTTAGGTGATAAAATAGGCATAGCAAGATATGGTTTTGTTTTACCTATGGATGAGTGTTTGGCAAGTTGTGCGATGGATTTTTGCAACCGCCCACATTTAGTCTATAAAGCTAAATTTAAAAAAGAAAAATTAGGCGAGTTAAGCACAGAAATGATAGAACACTTCTTTTATTCACTAAGCTACTCCATGGGAGTAAGTTTGCATTTAAAAGTCAAAGGTAAAAACGATCATCATAAAGCCGAAGGACTTTTCAAAGCCTTTGCAAAAGCCTTGAAAATGGCAGTAAAAATAGAAAGCGAAAATTTAGCCAGCTCTAAAGGGGTGATATGA